The Streptomyces sp. V4I8 genome includes the window GGGAGGCGGTCGCTGCCGTGGTTGACCAGCCGTACGATGCCGTCGGCCGTGGTGGAGTGCAGCAGCCAGCCCGGGGCGGGCAGGGCCAGGGTGATGTCCGCCGTGTCCACGGAGGCGGGCTCCTCCGGTGCCGTCCAGACTGGGTGGTCGGCGGGCAGGAGCAGTCCCAGGAAGGCCTTGCTCGCCCAGTACGGGGAGGCGGGGCCCGAATAGCGCTGGGTGACGGGGAGGAAGGGCCGGTACCAGCCGAGGGTCAGCAGGCCCCGTTCGTCGGGCACGCCCCGCTCGGCGAAGTGCCTCAGCGCACCGGAGGCGAGACGGCGGGTGCGGCCCGGCGGCAGCGGGGTGGCGTCGGCGAGGGCGCCCGCCCACAGCGGGGCGGTGGTCGCGAAGCGGTAGGTGAGGGAGCGGCCCTGGTGGACGGGGGCGCCGTCGGAGCCGAAGAAGTGCTGGTGGACGGCGAGGAACTCGCGCAGCCGGGCGCGGTGCCGGGCCGTGGTGGCCGGGTCCGCCCGCGTCCCCGCGACCCGCGCCCACAGCACCGGATACAGGTGCAGCGCCCAGGCGTTGTAGTAGTCGAACTTCCGTCCCTCGCCGTCGGTGTACCAGCCCCCGCCCCGGTACCAGTCGTCCAGGCGGGCCAGCCCCGCGTCGATCTCGGCCCGGCTGTGCGGGGCGCCGACGGAGGCGAGGAACTCCTCGGTGATGACCTGGAAGAGCCGCCAGTTGGAGTCGTTGACGTCCGCGCCGAGGAACCCCCCGAGCCAGGCGCACACCCGCTGCCGTACGCCGTCGTCGAGGTGGTCCCACAGCCACGGGCGGGACTCGTGCAGCGCGATGGCGATCGAGGCGGCCTCGACCATCGGCTGGGCTCGGTCGGTGATGGGCGGCCAGTGTTCGGGGTGGTGCGGGTCGGTGCCGGCGGCCAGCCCGGTGGCGTACCGCTCGATGAGCGCGGGGCCGACCAGGCCGCCCGAGCCCGCGATCCGGAAGGCGGCGAGCAGGAAGGAGCGCGCGAAGCCCTCCAGGCCGTCGGACCAGGGGCCGGAGTGGCTGGGCGGGCCGGGGAGTCGGTACTGGGCGAGTCCTGGTGTGGCGTACGGCAGCAGCCCGTCGAGAAGGCGGTCGGCGATCGATTCCCAGTGGGCGCGGGTCCAGCCGGTGAGGGGTGAGAGGACGGGGTCGGGCGGCGGCGGTTCGGAAGGGTTCGCCGGGTTGGCAGGGAGCGAGACGCGCGGCGCGGTCATACGAGGTTCGGTCCTCCAGGAGTCGGGGGCAGAGGCAGCGCTCCCGAAGGGACGCGGGGCTCCATCAACATGCGGCTCCGCCGTGGGCGCGACCGGCCACAGATCACCCGCGGTGAACTCACGGCCGTTCCGGCGGAGCCGCGACGCTTCCCCGTACGACGATGTGGGTCCCGAGCAGGTGGTGGCGCCCGGCCACGTGCTCCGGGTCTCGCAGCGCGATGCGCACGGCGGCGCGGCCGAGTTCCTCAGCGGGGGTACGAACGGTGGTCAGCGGCGGATTGAAGTCCTCGGCAAGCGGAATGTCGTTGTACCCGACGACCGAGATGTCGTCAGGGACGACAAGCCCCGCATCGGTGATCGCCCTCAACGCACCTGCGGCAACCATGTCGTCCCCCGCCACGACGGCAGTGAACTCCCGTGTCTCCTTGAGTAGTTGGGCCATGGCCCGCAGACCCGCCGCACGACCGAGCCCGCAGTCGACGACCCGCGCGGCCGCCGCGGGCACCCCGTGTTCGGCGAGTGCGGCACGGTAACCGGCGACACGAGCGTCCAGGGCCGTGTTGCCCGG containing:
- a CDS encoding DUF2264 domain-containing protein; this translates as MTAPRVSLPANPANPSEPPPPDPVLSPLTGWTRAHWESIADRLLDGLLPYATPGLAQYRLPGPPSHSGPWSDGLEGFARSFLLAAFRIAGSGGLVGPALIERYATGLAAGTDPHHPEHWPPITDRAQPMVEAASIAIALHESRPWLWDHLDDGVRQRVCAWLGGFLGADVNDSNWRLFQVITEEFLASVGAPHSRAEIDAGLARLDDWYRGGGWYTDGEGRKFDYYNAWALHLYPVLWARVAGTRADPATTARHRARLREFLAVHQHFFGSDGAPVHQGRSLTYRFATTAPLWAGALADATPLPPGRTRRLASGALRHFAERGVPDERGLLTLGWYRPFLPVTQRYSGPASPYWASKAFLGLLLPADHPVWTAPEEPASVDTADITLALPAPGWLLHSTTADGIVRLVNHGSDRLPPQPATDDDSPHYARFAYSSATAPETPAPETSGPGALGADNHIALLAPDGTPSPRGRIHPLDAADGRAGSWQEGRIETVSLVRGAWEVRVHRLDVPADTPVREGGWAVADDTAAPDARTGPARAVARRADGLTSTLVGLHGWDDAEASVVRAVGTNAVGHHSATPVLQLPQAPPLLVTLVVLSADPRTSLTGASATVAVDGTVEVRFPDGTLERVPAGLSDVSEPSPGPAPPGTG